In Balearica regulorum gibbericeps isolate bBalReg1 chromosome 2, bBalReg1.pri, whole genome shotgun sequence, one DNA window encodes the following:
- the MALSU1 gene encoding mitochondrial assembly of ribosomal large subunit protein 1 yields MPGRGGTRCRSAAEGMWRAVSAGCRLLRLVSAAGAAALRPEPPPRVFGAPRGACAAARGAGGGGVGALGEAEQRQAADTILPKFNIDFVVALLRQENAKDICVIQLPPEIKYCNYFIIVNGSSTRHLHAMAHYMLKMYKHHKEESDPHTHIEGKETDDWLCIDFGSIVMHFMLPETREVYELEKLWTLGSYDDQLAQITPQSLPEDFIFGLTPNSSDHLGMRT; encoded by the exons AtgccggggaggggcgggacGCGGTGTCGGAGTGCGGCGGAGGGCATGTGGCGGGCAGTGTCGGCGGGGTGCCGGCTGCTGCGGCTTGTTTCCGCCGCGGGGGCGGCCGCCCTCCGGCCGGAGCCGCCCCCCCGAGTGTTCGGGGCTCCCCGCGGGGCCTGCGCGGCGGCGCGGGGTGCAGGAGGCGGCGGAGTCGGGGCGCTGGGGGAGGCGGAGCAGCGCCAGGCGGCAG ATACTATTCTTCCAAAGTTCAACATTGACTTTGTTGTAGCTCTGCTGAGGCAAGAAAATGCTAAAGACATCTGTGTCATCCAGCTAcctccagaaataaaatactgtaattattttataattgtgAACGGATCTTCAACACGACATCTCCATGCAATGGCACATTACATGCTGAAAATG TACAAGCATCACAAAGAAGAAAGTGATCCCCATACTCACATTGAAGGGAAAGAGACAGATGACTGGCTGTGCATTGATTTTG GTAGCATAGTGATGCATTTCATGCTGCCAGAGACACGAGAGGTCTATGAATTGGAGAAGCTATGGACTCTCGGTTCCTACGATGACCAGTTAGCACAGATAACTCCACAGTCACTGCCAGAAGACTTTATATTTGGACTGACTCCTAACAGCAGTGACCATCTTGGGATGAGAACTTAA